Proteins from one Mastacembelus armatus chromosome 16, fMasArm1.2, whole genome shotgun sequence genomic window:
- the LOC113136348 gene encoding NADH dehydrogenase [ubiquinone] flavoprotein 1, mitochondrial-like, producing the protein MLPWRMLRGAVARQVAPRLTYSATAQPQVKSKKTKFGPLSDQDRIFTNLYGRHDWRLKGALKRGDWYKTKEIILKGPDWILNEVKISGLRGRGGAGFPTGMKWSFMNKPSDGRPKYLVVNADEGEPGTCKDREIMRHDPHKLIEGCLMAGRAMGAHAAYIYIRGEFYNESSNLQVAITEAYKAGLIGKNACGSGYDFDVFVVRGAGAYICGEETALIESLEGKQGKPRLKPPFPADIGVFGCPTTVSNVETVAVAPAICRRGGAWFASFGRERNSGTKLFNISGHVNTPCTVEEEMSIPLRELIERHAGGVRGGWDNLLGVIPGGSSTPIIPRHVCDDVLMDFDDLVRAETALGTAAVIVMDKSTNVIRAIARLVEFYKHESCGQCTPCREGVDWMDKMMWRFVRGEAAVSEIDMIWELSKQIEGHTICALGDGAAWPVQGLIRHFKPVLESQIAQHNKKNPPRKAEIEMI; encoded by the exons GTGAAGTCAAAAAAGACTAAATTTGGGCCTTTGAGCGACCAAGACCGGATATTCACCAACTTATATGGCAGACATGACTGGAG GCTCAAAGGAGCACTGAAAAGAGGAGACTGGTACAAGACCAAGGAGATCATCCTCAAAGGACCAGACTGGATCCTGAATGAGGTGAAAATCTCAGGGCTGCggggcagaggaggagcaggctTCCCCACTGGAATGAAGTGGAGCTTCATGAACAAACCCAGTGATGGCAG GCCTAAGTACCTGGTGGTAAATGCTGATGAGGGGGAGCCTGGTACATGTAAAGACCGAGAGATAATGCGTCATGACCCACATAAGCTGATAGAGGGCTGCCTCATGGCTGGAAGAGCCATGGGTGCTCATGCTGCATACATCTACATCAGAGGAGAGTTTTACAATGAGTCATCAAATCTACAG GTGGCTATTACTGAAGCATACAAAGCAGGGCTCATTGGAAAGAACGCCTGTGGCTCGGGGTATGACtttgatgtgtttgtggtgCGGGGAGCCGGAGCCTACATCTGCGGGGAGGAGACGGCCCTCATCGAGTCTCTTGAGGGCAAACAAGGCAAACCCCGACTCAAGCCGCCATTCCCTGCAGACATAG GGGTGTTTGGATGCCCAACGACAGTTTCCAATGTGGAGACAGTTGCTGTGGCGCCTGCAATCTGTCGTCGAGGCGGAGCCTGGTTTGCCAGCTTTGGGAGAGAGAGGAACTCTGGAACAAAGCTGTTCAACATCTCCGGTCATGTGAACACACCGTGCACAGTCGAGGAAGAGATGTCTATTCCTCTGAGAGAGCTAATAGAGAgacatgcag gaggagtgaggggaggtTGGGACAATCTATTAGGAGTGATCCCAGGGGGGTCCTCCACTCCCATCATCCCTCGGCATGTGTGTGATGATGTTTTGATGGACTTTGATGACCTGGTTCGTGCAGAGACTGCTCTGGGCACTGCTGCCGTTATAGTCATGGATAAATCT ACCAATGTTATCCGAGCCATCGCACGTTTAGTGGAGTTCTACAAACATGAGAGCTGTGGCCAGTGCACCCCCTGTAGAGAGG GAGTTGACTGGATGGATAAGATGATGTGGAGGTTTGTTCGAGGAGAGGCAGCAGTTTCAGAGATTGACATGATCTGGGAGCTGAGTAAGCAGATAGAGGGACACACCATCTGTGCCCTTGGTGATGGAGCTGCCTGGCCTGTACAG GGACTTATCCGTCACTTCAAGCCAGTTCTGGAGAGTCAAATTGCTCAGCATAACAAGAAAAACCCTCCAAGAAAGGCAGAGATTGAGATGATCTAA